A portion of the Leptospira broomii serovar Hurstbridge str. 5399 genome contains these proteins:
- a CDS encoding response regulator, with product MIDTILADDHVLIREGLKKILVGEQDINVVYEAENGKQVLEFLADRTADILILDLNMPLMNGLETVKYVHKSCPTTHILVLSMYPEERFAVRALKSGAAGYITKGSAGDELIGAIRRIAAGQRYVSSEAAEILVRELSNPADRLSHEILSEREFQILLLLAKGKNVRSISQDLGLSVNTINTYRSRILYKMNLKSTQELVRYAFDQQLLE from the coding sequence ATGATTGATACAATACTTGCGGACGATCATGTACTAATAAGAGAAGGCCTGAAAAAAATTCTGGTCGGAGAACAGGATATTAACGTGGTTTATGAAGCCGAAAACGGAAAGCAGGTGCTAGAGTTTCTCGCCGATCGTACTGCCGATATACTCATTCTTGACCTGAATATGCCGCTTATGAACGGTCTAGAGACTGTTAAATACGTTCACAAATCCTGTCCTACTACGCATATTTTAGTCTTAAGTATGTACCCGGAAGAACGATTTGCAGTTAGAGCCCTAAAATCGGGAGCCGCCGGTTATATTACGAAAGGCAGCGCCGGAGACGAATTAATCGGTGCAATTAGAAGAATTGCCGCTGGTCAACGTTATGTAAGTTCCGAAGCTGCAGAAATACTCGTCAGAGAATTATCCAACCCCGCTGACCGCTTATCTCATGAAATTCTTTCGGAACGTGAATTTCAAATTCTATTACTTTTAGCTAAAGGAAAAAATGTTCGAAGTATCTCGCAGGATTTAGGATTGAGCGTAAATACGATCAACACGTATCGATCTCGGATATTATATAAAATGAATTTAAAATCGACTCAAGAATTAGTGCGATATGCTTTCGACCAACAATTACTTGAATAG
- a CDS encoding GAF domain-containing sensor histidine kinase: MPNPLNIEYDRTLIFDEWNLLENCIEDPLLLLDYDWNILKWNKAAWLEFPDLGESVQFNTLARIIPEWDARNDFLSLAFHAVVHSKRARASSSPELVSVWRSSSDCNFYFAVFEDSDSTLSESNSLFKGPALSYRQSLKELDFRIDPTISPTKSLTSDEGSEKSDPANKEQLLWKISILNLLQQISTAANEADGVESLLQFALDRICLISGWKLGRVYLWSSETEMLELAPIWYMEEETALKEFKLELEKQIHSTASGIAMRVIKERKVIWVDDFRSVFTTLEQDLAWKAGIYFCCSIPLFVRETIVGVLEFFSGPEIPEPSFLEALRHIGSQIGRVFERTYSENYLRNSREELRSLAARLQHVREEERVRIAREIHDELGQLLTVLKIDLSLLRKKKSEIVHNEERLINEINSMSKVADSAIQSVQRIATELRPLILDDLGLLEGIEWYVKDFQKRSGIVCNISIDAEVPLNPGAESGTAIFRILQETLTNVIRHSQATIVDVSLTQDASSLRLSVHDNGVGIPTDEISNSKSLGLIGMRERATVLGGELTIESNNSKGTTVAVRIPRGETLKTVFL, translated from the coding sequence GTGCCGAATCCGTTAAATATAGAATATGATCGAACCTTAATTTTCGATGAATGGAATCTTCTTGAAAATTGTATCGAAGATCCTTTATTACTTCTCGATTACGATTGGAATATTCTAAAATGGAATAAGGCGGCGTGGCTGGAATTTCCAGATCTCGGAGAATCCGTTCAATTTAATACGTTAGCTCGCATTATACCGGAATGGGATGCTCGAAATGATTTTTTGTCCTTAGCATTTCATGCGGTAGTTCATTCAAAGAGAGCACGCGCAAGTTCGTCCCCCGAACTTGTTTCCGTTTGGCGGAGTTCTTCGGATTGTAATTTTTATTTTGCCGTTTTTGAAGATTCGGATTCGACTCTTTCCGAAAGTAATTCTTTATTTAAAGGACCGGCATTGTCTTACCGGCAATCGTTAAAGGAACTGGATTTTCGGATCGACCCGACCATTTCGCCAACTAAATCCTTAACGTCAGATGAAGGGTCCGAAAAGTCGGATCCGGCCAATAAAGAGCAACTTCTCTGGAAAATTTCTATTTTAAACCTTCTCCAGCAAATCTCGACCGCAGCCAACGAAGCAGATGGTGTCGAATCACTCCTTCAATTTGCTTTAGATAGAATTTGCCTTATATCGGGTTGGAAGCTCGGTCGTGTTTATTTGTGGTCCTCCGAAACGGAAATGCTCGAGTTAGCGCCGATCTGGTATATGGAGGAGGAGACTGCACTCAAAGAATTCAAGTTAGAATTGGAAAAGCAAATTCATTCTACTGCGTCAGGCATTGCTATGCGGGTCATAAAGGAAAGAAAGGTAATTTGGGTCGATGATTTTCGATCCGTATTCACGACTTTAGAGCAGGACTTGGCGTGGAAGGCGGGTATTTACTTTTGCTGCTCGATTCCGCTTTTTGTTCGAGAAACAATTGTAGGTGTTTTGGAATTTTTTTCCGGCCCTGAAATACCGGAGCCCTCATTCTTGGAAGCTTTAAGGCATATCGGTTCTCAAATCGGACGAGTATTTGAAAGAACGTATTCCGAAAATTATCTGCGCAATTCAAGGGAAGAATTAAGATCCTTGGCCGCTCGCTTACAACATGTAAGGGAAGAAGAAAGGGTTCGGATCGCTCGCGAAATTCACGACGAGTTAGGACAATTATTAACCGTCTTGAAAATCGACCTTTCCTTATTGCGTAAAAAGAAGAGCGAAATAGTCCATAATGAAGAAAGATTGATAAATGAAATAAATTCAATGAGCAAGGTTGCGGATTCGGCCATCCAATCGGTACAAAGAATCGCGACCGAACTTCGACCCTTAATCCTCGACGATCTCGGTTTATTGGAAGGAATAGAATGGTATGTTAAGGATTTTCAAAAGCGATCGGGTATCGTCTGTAATATCTCCATAGATGCTGAAGTCCCGCTTAACCCCGGTGCGGAAAGTGGAACGGCTATTTTTCGAATTCTTCAAGAAACACTTACTAACGTGATTAGACATTCCCAGGCAACAATTGTAGATGTGTCTTTAACCCAAGATGCATCGAGCTTACGACTATCCGTTCACGACAACGGGGTAGGAATTCCTACCGATGAGATTTCAAATTCTAAATCCTTAGGTCTGATCGGTATGAGAGAAAGAGCCACAGTTTTAGGAGGGGAGTTAACTATCGAAAGCAATAATTCCAAAGGAACTACTGTGGCAGTAAGAATCCCGCGCGGAGAAACACTAAAAACGGTATTCCTATGA
- a CDS encoding SRPBCC family protein, whose product MSDILHRVGIASPIKKVFEGISSIDGLRHWWVSDTKGNAELNSTILLGFCDLKVIELQPYQSIKWRCIRGPEEWLDTEIKFRLEYKENQTFVIFTHANWKNPVEFMHHCSTKWATFLLSLKYWLERDEGRPSPYDVKIHVGD is encoded by the coding sequence ATGTCTGACATTCTTCACAGAGTTGGAATCGCATCACCCATTAAAAAGGTATTCGAAGGTATATCGAGCATAGATGGGTTACGTCATTGGTGGGTTTCGGATACAAAAGGAAATGCCGAACTAAACTCTACGATTCTCCTCGGATTTTGTGATTTGAAGGTAATCGAGCTGCAGCCTTACCAATCGATAAAGTGGAGATGTATTCGAGGACCCGAGGAGTGGTTGGATACCGAGATTAAATTCAGGCTGGAATATAAAGAAAACCAAACATTCGTAATTTTTACTCATGCAAATTGGAAAAATCCTGTCGAGTTTATGCATCATTGTAGCACCAAATGGGCAACTTTTCTTTTAAGTTTAAAATACTGGTTGGAACGAGACGAAGGTCGTCCTTCTCCTTATGATGTTAAAATACACGTAGGCGATTAA
- a CDS encoding YncE family protein: MRIYWNLLIRLTIVFMGLLSGEIASQSLKKIESYKVQNRADAFLKLDANRYVLVGQKNENWDSLEKHKVTFRLFDMRDRKTFDLSPPIAEFAASNPDVFIDATPIRTFSNGRSFVQFNTNLVFFDGTKGGLILKNRSRPGQPKSIERTIYLDWDIGSNKINWSKTISELDQFENLDIKVGPNSVESKSILRNLMISIGIDSKNGIYYYRIEKDKDNLGWPSSISILSFSIDSKKIEEVASFSIEKITGGNNFYSELGITASSDFSKLAILEYSELVWKKLVKGHVLDLKSGKMIDFAIPVSPYGVAFDPTNENLLILSNETGKLVKTNLSSLEQETFDSIKGARNLIFSNTGKFVFVFVHGGLVEVRSWPSLKSLKKISVSSLQTGQSAWEPGGSVFSSDGTYATIPESDAVSQLGKSGFHLFSINE; encoded by the coding sequence ATGAGGATTTATTGGAATCTATTAATCCGCTTAACAATTGTGTTTATGGGACTATTGTCCGGAGAAATCGCTTCCCAATCTTTAAAAAAAATCGAAAGCTACAAAGTGCAAAATCGTGCGGACGCCTTTTTGAAATTAGATGCAAATCGGTACGTTTTAGTAGGTCAGAAGAACGAAAATTGGGATTCGTTAGAAAAGCATAAAGTGACATTTCGCCTTTTCGATATGCGGGATAGAAAAACGTTCGATTTGTCTCCGCCAATCGCGGAATTTGCGGCGAGTAATCCGGATGTTTTCATAGATGCCACACCTATTAGAACTTTTTCCAACGGTAGATCGTTCGTTCAATTTAATACTAATCTCGTTTTCTTTGACGGGACAAAGGGCGGCCTAATTCTTAAAAATCGGAGTAGACCGGGTCAGCCGAAGTCGATTGAGAGAACGATTTACTTAGATTGGGATATCGGTTCGAATAAAATAAATTGGAGTAAAACAATATCTGAGTTGGATCAATTCGAAAACTTAGATATTAAAGTCGGTCCTAATTCGGTCGAATCCAAATCGATACTCCGAAATCTCATGATTTCAATCGGAATAGATTCTAAGAATGGAATCTATTATTATCGGATCGAGAAAGATAAGGATAATTTGGGTTGGCCGTCTTCGATTTCAATCCTGAGTTTTTCGATCGATTCGAAAAAAATCGAAGAGGTTGCTTCCTTTTCCATAGAGAAAATTACCGGCGGCAATAATTTCTATTCTGAACTCGGAATTACCGCGAGTTCAGATTTCAGCAAGTTGGCTATTTTAGAATACTCCGAGCTGGTTTGGAAGAAACTTGTGAAAGGACATGTCTTGGATTTAAAAAGCGGTAAAATGATAGATTTCGCGATTCCCGTATCTCCTTACGGAGTCGCGTTCGATCCTACAAATGAGAATCTTTTGATTTTAAGTAATGAGACGGGTAAGTTGGTAAAAACCAATTTATCGTCGTTAGAGCAAGAAACTTTCGATTCCATTAAAGGTGCTCGAAATTTAATTTTTTCGAATACGGGAAAATTTGTATTCGTTTTCGTTCACGGTGGATTAGTGGAAGTTAGGTCTTGGCCATCCTTAAAAAGCCTAAAAAAAATTTCCGTTTCCTCATTACAAACCGGTCAGTCGGCTTGGGAACCGGGTGGTTCCGTTTTCAGTAGTGATGGAACCTACGCGACAATACCGGAAAGCGACGCAGTTTCACAATTGGGAAAATCGGGTTTTCATCTCTTTTCCATCAACGAATGA
- a CDS encoding sensor histidine kinase, whose product MKIESGTLDLRVWNSESSPLLLNGSWEFYWNQFIPTFFQNRSPVKYFPMPGFWNGKSIGQQVLNPQGYASYRLKLLLPEERSLYAVSIIDLESAYILFVNGNIVGKNGIVGTSREKEIPEWRPAVYPFETSGETELLLHVSNFHHQLGGIWQGISFGKADSLLSHQRNSIALELFVAGSIFMIGVYHCLIFFVRRRELTFLQLGLFCFIMSVRSLVTGQRYILQILPDLSWESLVRLDYLTVYVGAPVLHWYLFTLFKKYYNRYVFGVFASVSGFFSALVLFLDPLIFTRFATIYHLVLLSCSIYFLYINFIAVLRKETGAAVLWIGWIASTLANINDILYTSSIINSGYFSAIGLHIFLLTHSYYLAVRYANTFNLSERLGQRMESLLTITRNLNRSNSRETAIWTAFSGILDAFNIRSGYCVFLSQTDSEKFIRLLPEPNSLPEAVLSDVNKELGSLSELELLGTRLRLPVLRGNEILCVLQCEGIKIEDLEREKLYITGVCESLSVVLDNIDKIRAEALASVGQAASEIVHDINHHCQVIGIQVRTALQEPQSAGVILEQIEREALYMRNMALDILDFARERIIVRLETHTLSEIAKRIETDLSDQLKDIPIEYKVVLREEGLVRMDVDRFRRVVLNLTRNAAAAMQSGGLFQVVIDREDNRLYFIFQDNGPGIKPELRGKLFQPFGLIGGDQKGSGLGLAVVRRIVLAHGGEIHFYSELGKGSRFTIELPSNV is encoded by the coding sequence GTGAAAATCGAATCCGGAACTTTAGATCTGCGAGTTTGGAATTCGGAATCATCGCCCCTACTATTGAATGGATCCTGGGAATTTTATTGGAATCAGTTCATCCCTACGTTCTTCCAAAATCGGAGCCCCGTTAAGTATTTTCCGATGCCGGGATTCTGGAATGGAAAAAGCATCGGTCAACAAGTCTTAAACCCCCAAGGATATGCAAGCTATCGTTTAAAACTACTTTTACCGGAAGAACGTTCATTATATGCGGTTTCTATTATTGATTTGGAGTCTGCGTATATTCTATTTGTTAACGGTAATATCGTAGGGAAAAACGGAATAGTCGGGACTTCGCGAGAAAAGGAAATCCCCGAATGGCGTCCCGCTGTTTATCCGTTTGAGACCTCGGGAGAAACGGAATTACTTCTTCACGTTTCCAATTTCCACCACCAGTTGGGTGGAATCTGGCAAGGAATTTCTTTCGGAAAGGCCGACTCCCTTTTATCGCATCAGCGTAACTCGATAGCATTGGAACTTTTTGTTGCAGGTTCGATCTTTATGATCGGAGTTTATCATTGTTTGATTTTTTTCGTTCGACGGAGGGAATTAACTTTTTTACAATTAGGTCTTTTTTGTTTTATAATGTCCGTCCGAAGCTTGGTAACGGGACAACGTTATATTTTACAGATTCTTCCCGATTTATCCTGGGAATCGTTAGTGAGACTCGACTATTTAACGGTCTATGTAGGGGCGCCGGTCTTACATTGGTATCTGTTTACGCTTTTTAAAAAATACTATAATCGATACGTGTTCGGTGTTTTTGCCTCTGTTTCGGGATTTTTCAGCGCACTTGTCTTATTTTTAGATCCTCTTATATTTACCAGATTCGCTACGATTTATCATTTGGTCCTGCTCAGTTGCTCGATCTATTTTCTTTACATTAATTTTATAGCCGTTCTCCGTAAAGAAACGGGGGCTGCCGTCCTTTGGATAGGTTGGATTGCTTCCACTTTGGCAAACATAAACGATATACTCTATACATCGTCTATAATTAATTCCGGATATTTTTCGGCTATTGGACTACACATTTTTTTACTGACTCATTCGTATTATCTCGCCGTTCGCTACGCTAATACTTTCAATTTAAGCGAAAGACTCGGTCAAAGAATGGAAAGCCTATTGACGATTACTCGAAATTTGAACCGTTCGAATAGTAGGGAAACCGCAATTTGGACCGCTTTCTCAGGAATTCTTGATGCATTCAATATAAGAAGCGGGTATTGCGTATTTCTTTCTCAAACGGATTCGGAGAAATTTATTCGACTACTTCCTGAGCCGAATTCGTTACCGGAAGCCGTTTTATCGGATGTTAATAAGGAGCTAGGTTCATTATCTGAATTGGAACTCCTCGGAACTCGGTTACGTCTTCCGGTGCTTAGAGGAAATGAAATCCTCTGCGTTTTACAATGCGAAGGAATTAAGATCGAGGATCTAGAAAGAGAAAAACTGTACATTACGGGTGTTTGCGAATCTCTAAGCGTTGTCTTGGATAATATCGATAAGATTCGAGCGGAAGCGCTAGCCAGCGTTGGCCAAGCTGCATCTGAAATCGTTCACGACATCAATCATCATTGTCAGGTAATCGGAATTCAGGTTCGTACCGCATTGCAAGAACCGCAGTCCGCTGGAGTAATTCTCGAGCAGATCGAAAGGGAGGCTTTATACATGAGAAATATGGCCTTGGACATTCTCGATTTCGCAAGAGAGCGAATTATTGTTCGTTTGGAAACGCATACTTTATCCGAGATTGCTAAGCGTATAGAGACAGATCTGTCCGATCAATTGAAAGATATACCTATCGAGTATAAAGTCGTCTTACGAGAAGAAGGTCTCGTTCGTATGGACGTGGATAGGTTTCGTAGAGTCGTCTTAAATCTGACTCGAAATGCGGCTGCGGCCATGCAATCCGGTGGACTCTTTCAAGTCGTCATAGATCGGGAAGACAATCGGCTCTATTTTATTTTTCAAGACAACGGACCCGGGATAAAGCCCGAATTACGAGGTAAATTGTTTCAACCGTTCGGTCTTATCGGAGGTGATCAGAAAGGTTCCGGATTAGGGTTGGCCGTGGTCCGAAGAATCGTACTCGCCCATGGAGGAGAAATTCATTTTTATTCGGAATTGGGAAAGGGAAGCCGATTTACGATCGAGTTGCCTTCGAACGTTTGA
- a CDS encoding response regulator transcription factor, whose translation MLSLKRSLFFVDDHPLVLAGLENALIGADDFSIDGVARSRNQAERRLRTDPLPDLTLLDIQLPDGPVFALLEELHAERRTFPFAILTSSRDWDHLRRAGQLGARGYLLKDAEPMEILSSIRKMLSGERLFPDFPIGVQVLPEELILSFHKLTDREKELLRYISKGFMNREIAEILGISLRTVEAHRANAAEKLGVKGSMQFSTIIVQLRDLLDS comes from the coding sequence ATGTTGAGTTTGAAGCGTAGTTTGTTTTTTGTCGATGATCATCCGCTTGTGCTTGCCGGTCTTGAAAATGCACTGATCGGAGCCGATGATTTTAGCATCGATGGAGTGGCGCGATCCCGCAACCAGGCGGAACGCAGATTGCGCACGGACCCTCTTCCGGATTTGACTCTGCTTGATATTCAACTTCCCGATGGACCGGTATTTGCTTTGTTGGAGGAGCTTCATGCGGAGCGTCGAACGTTTCCGTTTGCGATCCTGACTTCCTCTCGAGATTGGGATCATTTGCGTCGCGCTGGACAATTGGGAGCCCGCGGCTACCTTCTAAAAGATGCGGAGCCGATGGAAATACTCTCATCGATCAGAAAAATGCTATCAGGAGAAAGGTTATTTCCCGATTTTCCGATCGGTGTACAAGTCTTGCCGGAAGAACTCATCCTCTCTTTCCATAAATTAACGGATAGGGAAAAGGAATTGCTTCGATATATCTCTAAAGGGTTTATGAATCGAGAAATCGCGGAGATACTCGGAATTAGTCTGCGAACAGTGGAAGCTCATCGGGCAAACGCGGCTGAAAAGCTGGGTGTCAAAGGGAGTATGCAATTCTCGACTATTATAGTGCAACTTCGAGATCTGCTAGATTCATAA